Proteins co-encoded in one Desulfatiglans anilini DSM 4660 genomic window:
- a CDS encoding type II toxin-antitoxin system RelE/ParE family toxin, which produces MIRSFKDNEAEKIFDRQRSMKLSEELQRAALRKLRMLNRATNLDDLRIPPGNRLEKMKGDRADQYSIRINRQWRVCFRWS; this is translated from the coding sequence ATGATAAGATCATTCAAAGACAACGAGGCCGAAAAGATCTTCGATCGACAGCGGTCTATGAAGCTTTCCGAGGAGTTGCAGCGAGCCGCTTTGCGGAAGTTGAGAATGCTGAATCGGGCAACGAACCTCGATGATCTACGAATTCCACCAGGCAACAGGCTGGAAAAAATGAAAGGAGACAGGGCTGATCAATACTCGATACGCATCAATCGGCAATGGAGGGTCTGTTTCAGATGGTCC